The stretch of DNA TTGGCTTTACACCTTCCCTACTTGGACCAAACGGTCAAGGGAAATTTCAAAGATCTCTCTGAACCGGTCCATATTCCGGGATGTGTACCGGTTCATGGAAAAGACTTGTTAGAGCCGGTTCAAGAGAGAAACAGTGAATCCTACAAATGCATGCTTCGCCTCTCGAACCGGTTCAAGATGACCCAAGGGATCATAAATAATAGCTTCTTAGAACTCGAACCGGAAACCTTTAAGGAATTGCAAAAGGGTGAACCGGGCATGATTCCAGTTTACTCGGTTGGACCGTTGGTGAACGTAGAGCAAACTAATGGGACTGCCGACAAATGTTTAACATGGTTGGATGAGCAGCCACGTGGCAGTGTTTTATTTGTATGTTTTGGTAGTGGTGGAACCATATCTAGTGCTCAAACTCATGAGCTTGCTATTGGATTAGAGAATAGTAAGCAAAGATTTTTGTGGGTTGTCAAATGTCCTGACAAAGTAGCAAATGGTGACTTGTTCAAGACTATTAATGTGCAAGACGACCCTCTTGATTTCTTGCCTGAAGGGTTTGTAGAGAGAACTAGAGGAGTGGGCCTTGTGGTTCCATTTTGGGCTCCACAGGCCCAAATATTGGCCCATGAATCTATTGGAGGATTCTTGACCCATTGTGGTTGGAACTCTATACTCGAGAGTATAGTTAATAGAGTTCAGATGATTGCATGGCCACTCTATGCGGAGCAAAAGATGAATGCGGTTTTGATTACCGAAGATATTAAGGTTGCAACAAGACCAAGAATTGGTGAGAATGGGTTGgtggaaaatgaagaaataaCTAGGGTTGTGGAGAAGTTGATGGAAGGTGAGGAAGGGAAGAAACTTAGTTATCGAGTGAATGAACTCAAGGATGCAGCTTCCAAAGCCCTAGGAGAAAATGGATCCTCAACAAAGCAACTTTCTGAGTTGGCTCTTATGTGGAAAACTACTCAATAgatatcaaattatatttattgatgttgatttaataattttcccatttttcttctctctttgtacaattaattatttcaaCTGTTATAATATATTGCCAACTTTGGTACCATGTTTTCTTGGATTTAAATATCAGAGGTGCACGACTCCGATCCACACGGGAAACATTAATTTATACaagttaatttattatatatacatataaatctaataatatatttttttttaaaagtaaagtttacgatattaattaatttttcatatagTATCACTACAAAAAAACAAGGGTTATATATAGCTACAGTTAAAACTGTGGCTAAAGTATGGAAATAGTGTAGCTAATGAAAATATTTCTTTCacataaaattaagattttacGAATAGAGAAAATAAATGAGCAATAAATGGGTAAACTTCACAATTTaatctaaataatatataaaatttgattagtgTTTGAAAAGACACCAACTTTGTTAGTGAAATATAACATTGATGTATACTAATTTTCAAAGGTTTAATATTTCAATCCGTTGTGAGAGCATGGACCCAATaagatgagaaaataaaaatatccttaTAATATAATGGTGATTGTTATTGCATGTGTTATGTTGTTCTCTTATTATTGGATGTATATGAACTGTGAAGTGAGTGGCTGTAGCACCAGAGACATTGTCATTATTATTAGCTTAATCCACTTTGAATCTGTCTTGGCTCTTCGCATAATTGGAAGTAGACTACTGATTGGTGATTGGGGATGATGATTAAATGGAACTCATTAATCGATAGCAAATCTTTAAATACAGATTCGATTCACAACGAATTAATTTTTATCgattaacttaaaaatattataaaaaaaactaaagaaaataaaactcaaTATAACTAATAATGGAAAAgaaattagtaataaaaataaataataatgacatAAATATGCATTTCACAAATTCTACTCTTAATTAGaaattattactaatatttttaattattctaatttatcaCCACGATTTAGAAAGATCAAAGATAAAAGTAGGCTAAGGTTATTAACCTCATGaaactatcttttcaaaaatttaaattaataagatTATTGTcgttattttgattattttttcatagactcttatgttttttttatgctaaattatttattttagttaaacaaatactataaaaaaaaagttgagaaTTATCAGTTTTATCGATAGAATGTATCTGACAGTATAAATGGCGCTGAAAGATGTTTATCGGCAGATTATTTTGTCTGACCTTAATTACCGGCGTATTTTACGTCGAAATTTGCAATCAATACAACAAAAATAAGTGGTTAGTTATCGGCCGATTTTTTCGACAGTAATTTTGGCGCCATTTTATGTTTTGTGGCGTTCATTTACCGTCGGATATTTTCGCTAGTAAATCCGATTGTAAGcaatttttttcacaattagTAAGGAACCTATTTGACTTTAAAATGTCGAAGTTTTGAGAATCAGGGAACAAAGGAGGGGACGTATCTGTCCCCTCAAAATGGCGTTGTTTGCCGTTGttccaaaacgacgtcgttttagcCACGTGTCCAAGGACTAATGTGTCCTGAGCGCGATGCGTGTTGCTTTACTTGACACGTCACACCTACAACCTCCACGTACGAGGGAAAGTGTCATGCTAACCGATTCAACCTGACTTTGGGACCTATATGACATATATTTAATAATCTTGGAGACCCGGGACCTAGTTAATCTTTTTAAGAGACAAATCTGTCGAACTGCCAAATCTTTAGAGACTTATTTGAGGTATTACtactctttcttttttaatacaaCATACTACTCACAAGACTCCTAATGGGAAGTGAGAGATAAATCAAGAGATCACCTAAAACTTACAAAACAGAGTTAAACCAAGTGAAACTTAGAAATTAGCTAGAAACTAAAAGCTCAATTATTACAAGAGACAAATTATCGAATATTTGacattcaaaaatatcaaacatATCAAATAGCACAATCAAGCATTCTTTCAATTCTAATTGACAAGAAGTCAACATTAACAATATACTAGTTGTAgtaattgatggtttcagtggctaagagaatggggggttgaatcttagcccccttttttgaTGCTAACACTTGCTAACCTTCAGagaagacttttctgtttttgctcaTCACTGGACACGAGcaactttgttttgtctcgtcccttgccacgagacttttttgttttgtctcgtcacttggcacgagataattcTGGTTTTTGCTCTTGTGTAGtggaaaacagaaatgaagtagaaagagaagaagattgcactcagatatatcctggttcggctgctaagtgcagtgcagcctacatccagtctccatcacaaacatgatggaatttcactataatcaatctgattacaacttgtaaagtgctaacccaacttacaaggggattcccacagaatcatgatacacaacatagatgaacaaaggacctctaagacatctatggctttttcttttaattttgctctctctgcctttttccgctctatggctttttcttacaaacctcactgtttgcctttttccatgagactcaagacatgacaaaattaacagaaaaactacaaaacagaatacattgaaggagaagaagaactgctagcttaggtagctctgagaactctgtgccttgtactctcaaatcttactccttgcttcaaacagtggttgttcccgctttttaaagaagaggaaagcctccacacttgaagccaaaaccgaaccaacttcttcctccttcaacaaaCACAGGACCGGTTCGGCCActcagagagagaagagataaccatgcattaaccaacatgcaattacctctagtcctttcttgatcatcacccttcatcaatccgggctctccatccttggcttcctctccaagatggatttttGGCCCTTGATGcctcatgatgatgatgacttcatctgcttcaatctctgccttcaaccatcacttcgccactctagctactccctgtggtggttgagcagaatcaaagacaagccatgcttcaagaatctccctcttggccgaatcttctttttccatttttgagcatgaaaggctCAAGATAAtctcaccaaatctaaccacatttggtGAATATCTTAGCCACAGCTCActtttattttagtatgttttcttgccatcattagcttgatggtcttgaGGCTTGCTTTCTCTCCTTTTCGGTAGCTCACTTTTGCTTCCATGGCTGCCAATATTTTCTGTGCAATAAccgaagagagaaagagatgagagagagaagaaagaatctGAAGTAAAGCTATTTCAAAGTGATTGAactaattaattgaaaatagcTTGATCCCCTTTGCTGAGAGGCGTGCACAGTCATAATAGCCATCAAATCaatctcctctctctttcttatgtttctaatgtattaaattaaatttgaattccatccaAAGTGAGAAATGGAATCCGTTGGAGGCAAGCAACAAATGTTAACTTTGCTTTCCTGATAGACTTTGGATTCGGATCATGCATGGAAACATTCatcaaaattatttgtttttcgGTCCAAAGTaaaatctgcacaacaaaattattaattaagcataTATGAATtaggatcaaattaataattttgtatttaaatatttcaataatgtttgttcatcatcaaaattaaataagagttttccaaactcatcaatctcccccttgatgacaaacattattaaaattgaaatggaaagaaatttaaagattgagtaaagagtactccctttgaaattgaatttctccccctttctaaATGTCACATAGCTCCCCCTTGATGTATGCttattttaccaagggaagcactaacctgtaacatttaaaatcaagcttcaagtaacaatgttatttagcaaATTTTATAatgctaaatgcttgatttatgagcagttttaattgataatcaaaactcatttgataTCATAAACTGATATACTGCTCAAACTCACAAAAACAAtcaaccaaaatattttttgaaaaataaattgctgttcaatatgttttaaaaatattttccaatCAACAAATCAGAGCAAAGTAATTATggtaaggaaaatatttttaatcaagcTTGATCCTTTCAAACCATAACAATTTCCAAATCACAGtttaaaggaactgccaaaGAAAATTCAGCAATTATTTTATCAAGGTAAGAATTATATCATCAACATAGTAAACATTTTACCaagataaaattaaagcatCAAGTATCAACTCAAAACAGCAAGCATCAAACAGCAAGCATCAATCCAAAATAGCAAGCATTAATCAGATGCATTATTAACATCAAACACATAATCATAACAAAATATTGAAACTTAAAACGAGAGAGATCATAAATCCTTCCAAACAAGGATTTCATCCCTGTTTTGTTAAATTCACTTTtcagcactttctttctcaatttcaattttcagcaccatttctcccccttttggcaTCAAGGGGCActgcaaaataaataaaaacaacatACAAAAGGCAGAATATttgtttttcaccaaaacaTAATGGTCCAGTCAGCACACATGCATTTGAGCACAGGACAATCAAAGCTCAACTCGAAATCAATCTACTAACACAAAGTGCTCAAAACAGAGCCAGATCAGAGCATAAAATAGAGCAAAACAGGTCTGTAAAATAGTGCAACAAATCAATTAAACATAACAGTTTCAATTCAGTCCATACTAATTCAAGACAAGTGAAAATAGTTCCTAGAATCAAGGGATGAGGAAAGgataaagatttgatttgacaactTCCAAAAAAATGAGGAACGGGTCAGAGTGATGTCAAAGAGATTTGGTGGGGCCCAAAATAATTAACTTCAGTTCAGTCTCCCCCTATATCATGGCCCGTTCAACACATCCTGAAATTTGTCTCCTGCTTTCCTACGAGACAAAaccaaacagaatcaaaaagTTCACAAATTTTCAACAGAACTTAATTCTATCATTCCCAAACTGTTTCTTAAGGTGCATAATCTGTCTTCACATAAGGGCTTAGTGAAAATATCCGCAAGTTGATCTTcggattttacaaattgaatatcaatagttcccttttgcacatgttctctaatgaaatgatatttaatttcaatgtgctttgtttttgagtgcaaaacaggattttttgaaatatttattgcactcatgttatcacaaaataagggcgaaatgtttatagcactcatattatcacaaaataagggtatactattgatctttaatttgtaatcttccaattgagtttttaaccaaattaattgtgaacaacaagcagatgcggaaatatattcagcttcagctgtggatagagccactgtggcttgttttttgcttgaccacatgttgagtgagcttccaaggaagcaacacatgccggagGTGCTCCTCCTATCCACTcgatctcccgcataatctgcatcacaaaaaccTACTGCACAAAATTCATCAGATTTAGGATACCATAATCCATCATTACAagttcccttaatgtatctaatgatgcgtttaACAGCCGTAAGGTGGGATTCTTTTGGATGTGATTGAAaccttgaacatacacccacactttggaCTATATCTggtctagaggaggtaagaTACATTAATGAACCAATCATTCTCCTATAccgtgtttcatccacatctttgccattatcatccttttcaagtttattatttggatgcattggtgttcccattggtttggaattttctaagccaaatttctttatcaataattttctaggccaaactttttgataagttcttttgcatactttccttggtgaataaaagtaccactaggagtttgcttaatttggaggccaaaaAAGAAGgtaagctctcccattaaactcatctcaaactcactagtcatgagttttccaaactcttcacacaaggactcattggccgaaccaaacacaatgtcatccacataaacttaaACATGTAAGATATCATCATTAGattcttttataaataaattagtatcggtggtacccctttgaaaATTATTTCCCAACAAGAAGGCattaagcctttcataccaagctctaggtcTTGCCTAAGGccgcactaagcctttcataccaagctcttggagcttgtctaagaccataaagagccttagttaatttaaaaacatgatttggaaattctttatgttcaaaaccggggggttgagccacatacacttctctatcaataaaacCATTAAGGAAGGCAcacttaacatccatttgaaacattttgaaacccttatgggcagcataggcaagaagcaacctaattgcttccattctagctaccggagcaaaagactcatcaaaatcaataccttcttcttgatcgtaaccttgggccactaatctagccttaNNNNNNNNNNNNNNNNNNNNNNNNNNNNNNNNNNNNNNNNNNNNNNNNNNNNNNNNNNNNNNNNNNNNNNNNNNNNNNNNNNNNNNNNNNNNNNNNNNNNNNNNNNNNNNNNNNNNNNNNNNNNNNNNNNNNNNNNNNNNNNNNNNNNNNNNNNNNNNNNNNNNNNNNNNNNNNNNNNNNNNNNNNNNNtcaagagcttgtttgacattgttgggcaCCATTTGTTACAAGAGTGTAAAGTTGCTTGGTTCGGATTGTCTTTTGgttgaggatcttgttgttactcCTTGAGtgggatcaccaatgatgaagtcatgagg from Arachis duranensis cultivar V14167 chromosome 4, aradu.V14167.gnm2.J7QH, whole genome shotgun sequence encodes:
- the LOC107486391 gene encoding UDP-glycosyltransferase 72B1-like translates to MKKEQKMQEQEASCVVAMMPSPGMGHLIPMLELAKRLSRHINLTVTIIIPSSNPPSAAQTTLLSSLPIAISQTFLPSVSLSDIPSTTNPELSTALTILRSLPSLRRTLLSLSSTHHRLATFIIDPFGLDAIDIASELHIPSYLYFPSSAMALSLALHLPYLDQTVKGNFKDLSEPVHIPGCVPVHGKDLLEPVQERNSESYKCMLRLSNRFKMTQGIINNSFLELEPETFKELQKGEPGMIPVYSVGPLVNVEQTNGTADKCLTWLDEQPRGSVLFVCFGSGGTISSAQTHELAIGLENSKQRFLWVVKCPDKVANGDLFKTINVQDDPLDFLPEGFVERTRGVGLVVPFWAPQAQILAHESIGGFLTHCGWNSILESIVNRVQMIAWPLYAEQKMNAVLITEDIKVATRPRIGENGLVENEEITRVVEKLMEGEEGKKLSYRVNELKDAASKALGENGSSTKQLSELALMWKTTQ